A region of Corvus cornix cornix isolate S_Up_H32 chromosome 3, ASM73873v5, whole genome shotgun sequence DNA encodes the following proteins:
- the DEGS1 gene encoding sphingolipid delta(4)-desaturase DES1 produces the protein MGNTVAREDFEWVYTDQPHADRRKEILAKHPEIKALMKPDYNLIWVVVLMVLAQLTAFYLVKDLDWKWVVFWAYVFGSCISHSMTLAIHEISHNSAFGNSKAMWNRWFGIFANLPLGLPYSISFKRYHMDHHRYLGGDGIDVDIPTNFEGWFFCTRFRKFIWIVLQPFFYAIRPLCINPKPITRLEIINLLAQLAFDVTIYYLWGVKSIFYMLAGSVLGLGLHPISGHFIAEHYMFLKGHETYSYYGPLNLLTFNVGYHNEHHDFPNIPGKSLPLVKKIAAEYYDNLPQYNSWIKVLYDFVMDDTISPYSRMKRQLKGEVKQD, from the exons ATGGGGAATACTGTGGCTAGAGAGGATTTCGAGTGGGTCTACACGGACCAGCCCCACGCCGACCGCCGCAAGGAAATCCTGG CTAAACATCCAGAGATAAAAGCACTGATGAAGCCAGACTACAACCTGATCTGGGTGGTTGTGCTGATGGTTCTGGCACAGTTGACTGCATTCTATCTGGTTAAAGACTTGGATTGGAAATGGGTGGTCTTTTGGGCTTACGTTTTTGGAAGCTGTATTAGCCACTCCATGACTCTGGCTATTCATGAGATCTCTCACAATAGTGCCTTTGGCAACAGCAAAGCCATGTGGAATCGATGGTTTGGAATATTTGCCAACCTCCCTCTTGGTCTCCCCTACTCCATATCCTTCAAGAGATACCACATGGATCATCATCGTTACTTAGGTGGTGACGGCATCGATGTGGACATTCCTACCAACTTTGAAGGCTGGTTTTTCTGCACCCGTTTTAGGAAGTTCATATGGATTGTTCTTCAGCCTTTTTTCTATGCCATTAGACCACTCTGCATCAATCCTAAACCCATCACTCGACTTGAAATAATCAATTTGTTGGCTCAGCTCGCCTTTGATGTCACGATATATTATTTATGGGGCGTCAAATCAATTTTTTACATGCTTGCTGGTTCAGTACTTGGTCTTGGGTTGCACCCAATTTCAGGACATTTCATAGCTGAAcattacatgtttttaaaagggCATGAGACCTATTCCTACTATGGGCCACTTAATTTGCTCACTTTTAATGTTGGTTATCACAATGAACATCATGACTTCCCCAATATTCCTGGCAAGAGCCTTCCACTG GTGAAGAAAATAGCAGCTGAATACTATGACAACCTGCCCCAATATAACTCTTGGATAAAAGTACTGTATGACTTCGTGATGGATGACACAATCAGCCCATATTCACGCATGAAAAGGCAATTAAAGGGTGAAGTGAAGCAAGATTAA